In a single window of the Ignavibacteria bacterium genome:
- the gdhA gene encoding NADP-specific glutamate dehydrogenase translates to MAKSSSVIKDVIEKVKIKDAAQPEFHQAVEEVLSTLEPTVAKHPEFVKAKIYERIVVPDRAILFRVPWVDDAGEVQVNRGFRVEFNNAIGPYKGGLRFHPSVNLGILKFLGFEQIFKNALTTLPMGGGKGGSDFDPKGKSDDEVMRFCYAFMRELFRHIGPDRDVPAGDIGVGGREIGYLYGYYKKIVNEHTGVLTGKGLEYGGSLIRPEATGYGTVYFAAEMLAANGKDFKGKRVAVSGSGNVSQYAIEKVNDLGGIPITASDSNGTIVDESGIDSAKLAFLLDLKNNRRGRIKEYADKHKVKYYEGLSVWQVIKEHGLKVDIALPCATQNELDESLAKGLVDAGCYCVSEGANMPSDLAAIKVYQDNGFLYGPAKAANAGGVAVSGLEMSQNSMRLMWSREEVDAKLLGIMKSIHKTCLDTAEAYGKKGDYLTGANIGGFIKVANAMLAYGIV, encoded by the coding sequence ATGGCAAAATCGTCATCAGTAATAAAAGATGTAATCGAAAAAGTCAAAATTAAAGATGCAGCTCAGCCCGAATTCCATCAGGCAGTAGAAGAAGTACTTTCTACCCTTGAACCAACAGTAGCAAAACATCCAGAATTTGTAAAAGCAAAAATATATGAAAGAATAGTAGTGCCGGATAGAGCAATTTTATTCCGCGTACCATGGGTAGATGATGCAGGCGAAGTTCAGGTTAACAGAGGCTTCAGAGTAGAATTCAATAATGCAATTGGTCCGTATAAAGGCGGTTTAAGATTCCATCCTTCAGTTAATCTTGGTATCTTAAAATTCCTCGGTTTCGAACAGATCTTCAAAAATGCTTTAACCACTCTCCCAATGGGCGGCGGTAAAGGCGGAAGTGACTTCGATCCTAAAGGCAAATCAGATGATGAAGTAATGAGATTCTGCTATGCATTCATGAGAGAGCTCTTCAGGCATATCGGACCCGACAGGGACGTACCTGCAGGCGATATTGGCGTTGGCGGAAGAGAGATCGGTTACTTATATGGCTATTATAAAAAGATAGTTAATGAACATACAGGCGTATTAACAGGCAAAGGACTTGAATACGGCGGAAGCTTAATAAGACCCGAAGCAACAGGTTACGGTACAGTATACTTTGCAGCAGAAATGCTTGCAGCCAACGGAAAAGACTTTAAAGGAAAACGCGTTGCAGTTAGCGGCTCAGGAAACGTATCACAGTATGCAATAGAAAAAGTTAACGATTTAGGCGGTATCCCGATAACAGCATCAGATTCAAACGGAACGATAGTTGATGAGTCAGGTATTGATAGTGCAAAACTCGCATTCTTACTCGATCTTAAGAACAACCGCCGCGGAAGAATTAAAGAATACGCTGATAAACACAAAGTAAAATATTATGAAGGATTGAGCGTTTGGCAGGTAATTAAAGAACACGGCTTAAAGGTAGATATAGCTTTACCGTGCGCAACACAAAATGAGCTTGATGAAAGCCTTGCAAAAGGTTTGGTCGATGCAGGCTGTTACTGCGTATCAGAAGGCGCAAATATGCCGAGTGATCTTGCAGCAATTAAGGTTTACCAGGATAACGGCTTCTTATACGGACCCGCAAAAGCTGCTAACGCAGGCGGCGTAGCTGTATCAGGACTTGAAATGAGCCAGAACAGTATGCGCTTAATGTGGAGCCGCGAAGAAGTTGATGCTAAGCTTCTTGGTATTATGAAGAGCATTCACAAAACATGTCTTGATACCGCAGAAGCTTACGGTAAAAAAGGCGATTACTTAACAGGCGCAAACATCGGCGGCTTTATTAAAGTAGCCAATGCAATGCTTGCTTATGGTATTGTGTAA
- a CDS encoding DUF1801 domain-containing protein yields the protein MNIKEQIKEYISSQPESKQSDMQELHKKILKLKPKCKLWFLDGKDSNGKVVSNPNIGYGSQNIKYADGTTREFYQIGLSANTAGISVYVMGIKDKSYLAKTFGKKLGKASVTGYCIKFKTLKDINIDILEAAVRFGFENT from the coding sequence ATGAATATAAAAGAACAGATAAAAGAGTATATTTCAAGCCAACCTGAATCAAAACAAAGCGATATGCAGGAATTGCACAAAAAAATTCTGAAGTTGAAACCAAAATGTAAATTATGGTTCCTGGATGGCAAAGACAGTAATGGAAAAGTAGTTTCTAATCCAAATATTGGATATGGCTCGCAAAACATAAAATATGCTGATGGAACTACCAGGGAGTTCTATCAAATTGGATTGAGTGCAAATACTGCGGGGATATCTGTTTACGTTATGGGAATAAAAGATAAGTCATACTTAGCCAAAACATTCGGGAAAAAACTTGGCAAGGCAAGCGTAACCGGTTATTGCATTAAGTTCAAAACACTCAAGGATATAAACATTGATATACTTGAAGCGGCAGTAAGATTTGGGTTTGAGAACACATAA
- a CDS encoding VOC family protein produces MAKNKLLSMHNISIVVESLDDAVALFEEIGMKLEGRAVIEGEWAGRVTGLGDQTVEIAMLVTPDGHSRIELSNFITPPVVSDHRNAPVNSLGYLRVMFAVEDIDEMVTKLTKHGAKLEGEVVQYENSYRLCYIRAADGLLIGLAEELKK; encoded by the coding sequence ATGGCAAAAAACAAATTGCTCAGTATGCATAATATCAGCATTGTTGTGGAATCACTTGATGATGCTGTAGCTTTATTTGAAGAAATAGGCATGAAGCTTGAAGGCAGGGCTGTAATTGAAGGTGAGTGGGCAGGCAGGGTTACAGGGCTGGGTGATCAAACTGTGGAAATTGCGATGTTGGTCACCCCCGATGGTCACAGCAGGATCGAGCTTTCGAATTTTATCACACCTCCAGTAGTATCAGATCACCGGAATGCTCCCGTTAACTCCCTTGGTTATCTTCGGGTCATGTTCGCAGTGGAAGATATTGATGAAATGGTAACAAAATTAACCAAACATGGCGCTAAACTTGAGGGGGAGGTCGTTCAGTATGAAAATTCATACAGGCTTTGTTATATCCGCGCAGCGGACGGGCTGCTGATAGGTCTTGCTGAGGAACTTAAAAAATAA
- a CDS encoding DUF2200 domain-containing protein, with product MKTTAAHDEKIAKMSFASVYPHYVTKVENKGRTKKELYEVIEWLTGFDNKKLQALIKEKVTFEEFFKRAKLNPNAHLITGTICGYRVEEIENPLTQKARYMDKLVDELAKGRKMEKILRKEG from the coding sequence ATGAAGACCACCGCAGCGCATGATGAGAAAATCGCAAAAATGAGCTTTGCATCAGTGTATCCCCACTATGTTACTAAAGTTGAAAACAAGGGCAGGACTAAAAAAGAGCTTTATGAGGTTATTGAGTGGCTTACGGGCTTTGATAATAAAAAGCTCCAGGCACTGATAAAAGAGAAAGTTACTTTCGAAGAATTTTTTAAAAGGGCAAAGCTTAATCCAAATGCACATTTAATCACAGGCACTATCTGCGGATACCGCGTTGAGGAGATAGAAAATCCACTGACCCAAAAGGCAAGATACATGGATAAGCTTGTTGATGAGCTTGCTAAAGGCAGAAAGATGGAAAAGATCCTTCGAAAAGAAGGTTAA